One genomic window of Solanum dulcamara chromosome 12, daSolDulc1.2, whole genome shotgun sequence includes the following:
- the LOC129875695 gene encoding uncharacterized protein LOC129875695, producing MGISSTRVTGIFLLIVLFSGIMVSADVLGQRMLGAGGSGGGGGGGLFGGGMGNGGNLGSASFATGLGGSLLGGEARIVGVVLLIVLFSGIMVSADVLGRRMLGAVGGGGLFGGGMGTGGSLGEASGGMGIG from the exons ATGGGTATCTCATCAACCCGTGTTACTGGAATATTTCTCTTAATTGTTCTTTTTAGTGGCATTATGGTTTCTGCTGACGTGTTAGGGCAGCGCATGCTCGGCGCAGGCGGCTCAGGAGGGGGCGGTGGTGGAGGCTTATTTGGCGGGGGAATGGGTAATGGTGGAAATCTTGGATCAGCAAGTTTTGCCACTGGACTTGGCGGCAGTTTGCTTGGTGGTGAAG CTCGTATTGTTGGAGTAGTTCTCTTAATTGTTCTTTTTAGTGGCATTATGGTTTCTGCCGACGTGTTAGGCCGGCGCATGCTCGGAGCAGTCGGTGGTGGCGGTTTATTTGGCGGAGGAATGGGTACAGGTGGAAGTCTTGGTGAGGCAAGTGGTGGCATGGGAATTGGATGA